In the Brassica napus cultivar Da-Ae chromosome A7, Da-Ae, whole genome shotgun sequence genome, one interval contains:
- the LOC125576335 gene encoding CLAVATA3/ESR (CLE)-related protein 17-like, with amino-acid sequence MTHVLVRRERHGSKSKRWDMTIKYFFFFFLVVMFQICLSSSSASVDSRRHFVSSTPRKTLVYATAPFRGDFHIEDNIYGDDKRVVHTGPNPLHN; translated from the coding sequence ATGACTCACGTGTTGGTACGAAGAGAGAGACACGGAAGCAAAAGTAAAAGATGGGACATGACCATcaaatatttcttcttcttcttcttagttgtCATGTTTCAGATATGCTTGTCCTCATCATCAGCTTCTGTTGATTCTCGTCGTCACTTCGTCTCGTCGACGCCGAGAAAGACTCTGGTGTATGCAACGGCGCCGTTTCGTGGGGATTTTCATATAGAAGATAACATTTATGGAGACGACAAGAGAGTAGTTCACACCGGTCCCAATCCTCTCCACAACTAA